A single Amphiura filiformis chromosome 8, Afil_fr2py, whole genome shotgun sequence DNA region contains:
- the LOC140159641 gene encoding uncharacterized protein: MSYVSNLKLVLFMITIASADMSYLGCFYDLCSTDCSIQIRVLDYTMIKSDDMTIGKCINYCLDFNSPTTSIQYAGLETSRECYCGEEETDYDYLGQQNDESCNPPDRPCLGDSTQACGGDFAIAIYDLFQLTCPVPSLENGVLIDSSGSTPTMVSVRMNVTFYCHVGYYLDGNNLLQCIVTTSNVSTWNNHIPVCRAVCSPSCMNGGYCFAPNMCSCPTGWQGPRCETPVCSSSCMNGGVCSAPDTCDCLTGCNETRFMDVT, encoded by the exons ATGAGTTACGTGTCAAATCTGAAGTTGGTTCTCTTCATGATTACAATTGCGAGCGCAG ATATGTCTTACTTAGGTTGTTTCTATGATTTGTGTTCAACTGACTGCAGTATCCAGATACGTGTATTGGATTATACCATGATTAAATCTGACGACATGACCATTGGTAAATGTATCAACTACTGTCTAGACTTCAACTCACCCACAACCTCGATTCAGTATGCTGGATTGGAAACCAGTAGGGAATGCTACTGCGGCGAAGAAGAGACAGATTATGATTATCTTGGCCAACAGAATGATGAATCTTGCAATCCACCAGATAGACCATGTTTAGGGGACAGCACTCAAGCTTGTGGAGGGGATTTCGCAATTGCTATATATGACT TATTTCAACTTACGTGCCCAGTACCAAGTTTGGAGAATGGTGTTCTTATAGATTCTTCAGGTTCTACTCCTACCATGGTATCTGTCAGGATGAATGTGACGTTCTATTGTCATGTTGGTTATTATTTAGATGGAAATAATCTACTTCAGTGCATTGTTACAACTTCTAATGTGTCTACATGGAATAATCATATTCCAGTATGTCGTG CTGTGTGTTCTCCATCCTGTATGAATGGCGGATATTGTTTTGCACCAAATATGTGTAGTTGTCCGACTGGTTGGCAGGGACCACGATGTGAGACAC CTGTATGTTCTTCATCCTGCATGAATGGTGGAGTTTGTTCTGCACCAGATACGTGTGATTGTCTAACTGGGTGTAATGAAACGCGATTTATGGACGTCACGTGA